The Microbacterium forte sequence CCGTCACTTCTCCTCAGCGGAGTCGGCGTGCGTCGGCGCGTCCGACTCGATGTTCGCCTCGTCGGAGTAGTCGGGCCGCGGGGGCTGCAGCGGCTGGTCGGAGTACTCGCCGCCGAGGCGTCCGCCGAAGGGGCGACCGTGATCGGCGAACTCGTCGCGTGCGTAGACGAGCTCCCACTCTCCGACAGTGAAGCGCGCGCCCGTGCGCAGTGTCTGCGACCGGTCGCCGGGGTGCGTGGCGGTGGCGTCGGGGTTGCTGTTCATCTCGCCCTCGCCGTGCAGCTCGAGCACGTACTCGTCGCGGTCGTCGTGCGTGATCGTCGCGTGCACGGGGTCGGCGCCTTCGAGCCGCAGCTCGTTGTCGGCGGCCGAGCCGATGCGCACCACGTCGACCTCGAGGGCGAACTCCGTGCGCTCGCCGTCGCGGGTCACCCGCAGACGGGGGTTGCCTTCGCCGAACTCGGCGTGAGTGGTCGTGGGGGTGTAGCCCTCGTCGGAACGGTCGTCGATGTGTCGTGCGTTCATGGTGGGTCTCCTCGCGGTCCCTCACAGGATATGCGGGGGAGGAATCCGAGCGCAGGGGGTTGACTTCGGCGGCGGTTTCATCGACGCAGCCGGGCTGGAGATTCCCATAAACTGCAAGGCGAAG is a genomic window containing:
- a CDS encoding FHA domain-containing protein, which gives rise to MNARHIDDRSDEGYTPTTTHAEFGEGNPRLRVTRDGERTEFALEVDVVRIGSAADNELRLEGADPVHATITHDDRDEYVLELHGEGEMNSNPDATATHPGDRSQTLRTGARFTVGEWELVYARDEFADHGRPFGGRLGGEYSDQPLQPPRPDYSDEANIESDAPTHADSAEEK